The region GTAGCACTAAATATAAATAAAGCTAAGCAAAAACAGAATAAATAATTAAAAATTGTTGTTTTACAATATTTATAAGCTACAAATTATTAACTTTTAATCAAGCAGTTCCCATTGTCTCCTCTTTATCTTGATTCAACAATAAACTTAATAGCTGTTCTAATCTCTCCTTCAATAGATATCTCAGCGAAGGCCGGAACAGCAACGAGATCAATTCCATTAGGAGCTACAAATCCTCTGGTTATTGCTATAGCTTTTACTGCTTGATTTATAGCCCCAGCTCCTACTGCCTGTACTTCAGCAGAATTACTATTTCTAAGTACTGCTGCCAATGCGCCTGCTACAGATTTAGGTTGAGATTTAGCTGATACTTTTAATACTTCCATAAAAT is a window of Clostridium pasteurianum DNA encoding:
- a CDS encoding stage V sporulation protein S, with translation MEVLKVSAKSQPKSVAGALAAVLRNSNSAEVQAVGAGAINQAVKAIAITRGFVAPNGIDLVAVPAFAEISIEGEIRTAIKFIVESR